Proteins encoded in a region of the Neodiprion virginianus isolate iyNeoVirg1 chromosome 2, iyNeoVirg1.1, whole genome shotgun sequence genome:
- the LOC124297593 gene encoding putative leucine-rich repeat-containing protein DDB_G0290503 isoform X4, giving the protein MMMGCTCGQEKEDTAEYITSLKEQVDQLKENEKQALLYQTNLEEKLAEQNKQVVLKEETIRKYISKLQTLRDNLKNRSILANQIVLQSSSPDIDLDSDIVRMADIVENALKTSELEIEKLRSDLMESETKLEKLLHEKSIGMETLQSKLDEKCMELEQLENRMACLKKESLETRDALTVEVAEKHDLVLSLREELAMLEEQCRQSDMQTHFKDDIIKEMRRELKQAKLKDTCSSTRRVRIKTDTSVEEEDAIDGNSPSHHQDEILVYLSNTKVLMEKEKEALLGLRMELQKILEEVSTKESESCIDDSNRTQMQNLKKRTTSSIESISKIYKDKEKAINLIKTAVKKRKDDCMPVKGSLVVNNEAIEHFRMMEEFRICTVEAQAATEDLREEMTNVISSLNCRHEKFIELTKLVKQIQEHLTKTRENFTDTINQFKLQEQEKLRHGERIANGAIKLKDLKNEINQMTSDLSRCIDNASDKLDECNSIGAVKVHKCDDLLSIVNDEIQQIIVNVQICQTGECNAVATLLEVRGQISYLEECFRDFQKKADEVLLDNEMAQNVFSERSKKLNRLEHELDNTHTKMQDMLENFSSVMEQISNGNSNALSNQSDYHEDFLCKTKQEDLFKIKDDLRKVQKEYDDFRVKTSLEICEAQKHVKLNEWKYRVADLQDQIRELQNEARRHKEREDVLRRDLDCSEIELKKSKDRLGCCSHYKPDGMHTTCGQDFKFETIPQSFKVLQDTMQSARCGLEELSNELKKLVCEGSSHSSLSSGSFSAAMDILRKYGHTTEQCFADVEKLRNTLCSKEKLLENKEEIIRIQKDSIKMTQAELKDLHQKMQEKDLHKEKMIENLQLVQSEVQLQAQAITELEKEKARLEKENELQVQTIGNLQEAVVEAKRRLDQMGNRAASEVSGLRNSASSTMYNHGNVHDV; this is encoded by the exons ATGATGATGGG ctGCACCTGCGGGCAG GAAAAGGAAGATACAGCAGAGTACATCACTAGTCTAAAAGAGCAGGTTGATCAACtgaaggaaaatgaaaaacaggCCTTACT GTATCAGACAAAcctggaagaaaaattggcTGAACAGAACAAACAAGTAGTTTTAAAAGAAGAGACAATTAGAAAATATATCTCCAAACTTCAAACTCTGAGAGATAATCTGAAAAACCGCTCGATATTGGCTAATCAAATTGTACTACAATCAAGTTCACCGGATATTGATCTTGATTCTGAC ATTGTCAGAATGGCTGACATTGTGGAAAATGCCTTAAAGACAAGTGAGctagaaatagaaaagttgCGGTCGGATTTAATGGAGAGTGAAACTAAATTAGAGAAATTATTGCACGAAAAGAGCATTGGAATGGAAACTCTGCAGTCTAAACTGGACGAAAAGTGCATGGAACTTGAGCAGCTTGAAAATCGAATGgcttgtttgaaaaaa GAATCTCTTGAAACTCGTGATGCCTTGACAGTCGAAGTAGCCGAAAAACATGACCTCGTTTTATCGCTACGCGAGGAACTTGCCATGCTCGAAGAACAATGCCGCCAATCTGACATGCAAACGCATTTCAAGGATGACATCATCAAAGAAATGAGAAGAGAGCTCAAGCAGGCCAAACTTAAA gACACTTGTTCGTCCACTCGGAGGGTGCGAATAAAAACTGACACATCAGTGGAG GAAGAAGATGCAATAGATGGAAATAGTCCAAGTCACCATCAG gATGAGATTTTAGTCTATTTATCAAATACTAAAGTGTTGAtggaaaaggagaaagaagCGCTACTGGGATTAAGAATGGAACTGCAAAAGATCCTGGAAGAAGTCAGCACCAAGGAAAGTGAg TCATGCATAGATGACAGTAACAGAACACAAAtgcagaatttgaaaaaacgaacaacCAGCAGCATCGAAAGTATCTCTAAAATCTATAAGGATAAGGAAAAGGCGATAAACTTGATAAAAACAGCG GTAAAGAAGCGCAAGGACGATTGCATGCCTGTAAAAGGATCTTTGGTG GTGAATAATGAAGCAATCGAACACTTTCGTATGATGGAAGAGTTCAGAATTTGTACAGTGGAAGCCCAGGCAGCTACTGAAGACTTACGCGAAGAAATGACAAATGTTATAAGTTCGTTGAATTGTCGACACGAAAAG TTTATAGAGCTAACCAAATTAGTGAAGCAAATACAGGAGCATTTGACAAAGACGAGGGAAAATTTTACGGATACTATAAACCAATTCAAGCTCCAA GAACAAGAAAAACTGAGGCACGGCGAGCGAATAGCAAATGGTGCGATCAAGTTAAAGGATTtgaagaatgaaataaatcagATGACAAGTGACTTGTCTCGGTGCATCGACAATGCCAGCGACAAACTTGAT GAATGCAATTCAATTGGAGCTGTGAAAGTCCACAAATGCGATGATTTATTGAGTATAGTGAACGACgaaattcaacaaattatcGTGAATGTACAGATTTGTCAAACTGGG GAGTGCAATGCAGTCGCAACATTATTGGAAGTCAGAGGGCAGATAAGTTATCTGGAAGAATGCTTCAGAGACTTTCAAAAAAAAGCGGATGAAGTT CTACTCGACAATGAGATGGCGCAAAACGTTTTTTCTGAAAGGAGTAAGAAACTCAACAGACTTGAACACGAACTTGACAATACACATACGAAAATGCAGGATATGCTAGAAAACTTTTCTTCTGTTATGGAACAA ATCTCAAATGGAAACTCCAACGCCTTATCAAATCAAAGTGATTACCATGAAGATTTTCTTTGCAAg ACCAAGCAGGAGGAccttttcaaaataaaggATGACCTTAGGAAAGTCCAAAAGGAATATGACGACTTCAGAGTAAAAACGTCATTG GAAATATGCGAAGCACAAAAACACGTGAAGCTGAATGAGTGGAAATACCGCGTTGCTGATTTGCAAGACCAAATAAGAGAACTTCAGAACGAG GCAAGGAGACACAAAGAGAGGGAGGATGTATTGCGACGGGATCTTGACTGCAGTGAAATAGAGCTTAAAAAGTCGAAAGATCGCTTAGGTTGTTGT AGTCACTACAAACCAGATGGAATGCATACTACTTGCGGCCAAGACTTCAAATTCGAG acCATACCGCAGTCTTTCAAAGTTTTACAGGACACTATGCAATCAGCTAGGTGTGGCTTGGAAGAACTTTCAAACgaactaaaaaaattg GTGTGCGAAGGATCTTCACATTCGTCATTGTCGTCCGGTTCTTTCTCAGCAGCGATGGATATACTAAGAAAATATGGTCACACAACAGAGCAATGTTTCGCAGATGTTGAAAAGCTTAGGAATACTCTATGCTCTAAAGAAAAGCTG CTTGAAAATAAGGAagaaattatacgtatacagaaAGATTCGATTAAGATGACTCAAGCAGAATTGAAGGACTTACATCAGAAGATGCAGGAAAAG GATCtacataaagaaaaaatgatagaAAATTTGCAGCTAGTACAATCAGAG GTTCAGCTGCAAGCTCAGGCCATTACTGAACTTGAAAAAGAGAAAGCCCGGTTGGAAAAAGAG AATGAACTACAAGTCCAAACTATCGGTAATCTCCAAGAAGCTGTGGTAGAAGCTAAGAGACGCTTAGATCAAATGGGAAACAGAGCGGCCAGCGAAGTGAGTGGACTAAGGAACTCCGCTTCATCGACTATGTACAACCATGGGAATGTGCATGATGTTTGA
- the LOC124297593 gene encoding coiled-coil domain-containing protein 18-like isoform X5: MFQEKEDTAEYITSLKEQVDQLKENEKQALLYQTNLEEKLAEQNKQVVLKEETIRKYISKLQTLRDNLKNRSILANQIVLQSSSPDIDLDSDIVRMADIVENALKTSELEIEKLRSDLMESETKLEKLLHEKSIGMETLQSKLDEKCMELEQLENRMACLKKESLETRDALTVEVAEKHDLVLSLREELAMLEEQCRQSDMQTHFKDDIIKEMRRELKQAKLKDTCSSTRRVRIKTDTSVEEEDAIDGNSPSHHQDEILVYLSNTKVLMEKEKEALLGLRMELQKILEEVSTKESESCIDDSNRTQMQNLKKRTTSSIESISKIYKDKEKAINLIKTAVKKRKDDCMPVKGSLVVNNEAIEHFRMMEEFRICTVEAQAATEDLREEMTNVISSLNCRHEKFIELTKLVKQIQEHLTKTRENFTDTINQFKLQEQEKLRHGERIANGAIKLKDLKNEINQMTSDLSRCIDNASDKLDECNSIGAVKVHKCDDLLSIVNDEIQQIIVNVQICQTGECNAVATLLEVRGQISYLEECFRDFQKKADEVLLDNEMAQNVFSERSKKLNRLEHELDNTHTKMQDMLENFSSVMEQISNGNSNALSNQSDYHEDFLCKTKQEDLFKIKDDLRKVQKEYDDFRVKTSLEICEAQKHVKLNEWKYRVADLQDQIRELQNEARRHKEREDVLRRDLDCSEIELKKSKDRLGCCSHYKPDGMHTTCGQDFKFETIPQSFKVLQDTMQSARCGLEELSNELKKLVCEGSSHSSLSSGSFSAAMDILRKYGHTTEQCFADVEKLRNTLCSKEKLLENKEEIIRIQKDSIKMTQAELKDLHQKMQEKDLHKEKMIENLQLVQSEVQLQAQAITELEKEKARLEKENELQVQTIGNLQEAVVEAKRRLDQMGNRAASEVSGLRNSASSTMYNHGNVHDV; this comes from the exons ATGTTTCAG GAAAAGGAAGATACAGCAGAGTACATCACTAGTCTAAAAGAGCAGGTTGATCAACtgaaggaaaatgaaaaacaggCCTTACT GTATCAGACAAAcctggaagaaaaattggcTGAACAGAACAAACAAGTAGTTTTAAAAGAAGAGACAATTAGAAAATATATCTCCAAACTTCAAACTCTGAGAGATAATCTGAAAAACCGCTCGATATTGGCTAATCAAATTGTACTACAATCAAGTTCACCGGATATTGATCTTGATTCTGAC ATTGTCAGAATGGCTGACATTGTGGAAAATGCCTTAAAGACAAGTGAGctagaaatagaaaagttgCGGTCGGATTTAATGGAGAGTGAAACTAAATTAGAGAAATTATTGCACGAAAAGAGCATTGGAATGGAAACTCTGCAGTCTAAACTGGACGAAAAGTGCATGGAACTTGAGCAGCTTGAAAATCGAATGgcttgtttgaaaaaa GAATCTCTTGAAACTCGTGATGCCTTGACAGTCGAAGTAGCCGAAAAACATGACCTCGTTTTATCGCTACGCGAGGAACTTGCCATGCTCGAAGAACAATGCCGCCAATCTGACATGCAAACGCATTTCAAGGATGACATCATCAAAGAAATGAGAAGAGAGCTCAAGCAGGCCAAACTTAAA gACACTTGTTCGTCCACTCGGAGGGTGCGAATAAAAACTGACACATCAGTGGAG GAAGAAGATGCAATAGATGGAAATAGTCCAAGTCACCATCAG gATGAGATTTTAGTCTATTTATCAAATACTAAAGTGTTGAtggaaaaggagaaagaagCGCTACTGGGATTAAGAATGGAACTGCAAAAGATCCTGGAAGAAGTCAGCACCAAGGAAAGTGAg TCATGCATAGATGACAGTAACAGAACACAAAtgcagaatttgaaaaaacgaacaacCAGCAGCATCGAAAGTATCTCTAAAATCTATAAGGATAAGGAAAAGGCGATAAACTTGATAAAAACAGCG GTAAAGAAGCGCAAGGACGATTGCATGCCTGTAAAAGGATCTTTGGTG GTGAATAATGAAGCAATCGAACACTTTCGTATGATGGAAGAGTTCAGAATTTGTACAGTGGAAGCCCAGGCAGCTACTGAAGACTTACGCGAAGAAATGACAAATGTTATAAGTTCGTTGAATTGTCGACACGAAAAG TTTATAGAGCTAACCAAATTAGTGAAGCAAATACAGGAGCATTTGACAAAGACGAGGGAAAATTTTACGGATACTATAAACCAATTCAAGCTCCAA GAACAAGAAAAACTGAGGCACGGCGAGCGAATAGCAAATGGTGCGATCAAGTTAAAGGATTtgaagaatgaaataaatcagATGACAAGTGACTTGTCTCGGTGCATCGACAATGCCAGCGACAAACTTGAT GAATGCAATTCAATTGGAGCTGTGAAAGTCCACAAATGCGATGATTTATTGAGTATAGTGAACGACgaaattcaacaaattatcGTGAATGTACAGATTTGTCAAACTGGG GAGTGCAATGCAGTCGCAACATTATTGGAAGTCAGAGGGCAGATAAGTTATCTGGAAGAATGCTTCAGAGACTTTCAAAAAAAAGCGGATGAAGTT CTACTCGACAATGAGATGGCGCAAAACGTTTTTTCTGAAAGGAGTAAGAAACTCAACAGACTTGAACACGAACTTGACAATACACATACGAAAATGCAGGATATGCTAGAAAACTTTTCTTCTGTTATGGAACAA ATCTCAAATGGAAACTCCAACGCCTTATCAAATCAAAGTGATTACCATGAAGATTTTCTTTGCAAg ACCAAGCAGGAGGAccttttcaaaataaaggATGACCTTAGGAAAGTCCAAAAGGAATATGACGACTTCAGAGTAAAAACGTCATTG GAAATATGCGAAGCACAAAAACACGTGAAGCTGAATGAGTGGAAATACCGCGTTGCTGATTTGCAAGACCAAATAAGAGAACTTCAGAACGAG GCAAGGAGACACAAAGAGAGGGAGGATGTATTGCGACGGGATCTTGACTGCAGTGAAATAGAGCTTAAAAAGTCGAAAGATCGCTTAGGTTGTTGT AGTCACTACAAACCAGATGGAATGCATACTACTTGCGGCCAAGACTTCAAATTCGAG acCATACCGCAGTCTTTCAAAGTTTTACAGGACACTATGCAATCAGCTAGGTGTGGCTTGGAAGAACTTTCAAACgaactaaaaaaattg GTGTGCGAAGGATCTTCACATTCGTCATTGTCGTCCGGTTCTTTCTCAGCAGCGATGGATATACTAAGAAAATATGGTCACACAACAGAGCAATGTTTCGCAGATGTTGAAAAGCTTAGGAATACTCTATGCTCTAAAGAAAAGCTG CTTGAAAATAAGGAagaaattatacgtatacagaaAGATTCGATTAAGATGACTCAAGCAGAATTGAAGGACTTACATCAGAAGATGCAGGAAAAG GATCtacataaagaaaaaatgatagaAAATTTGCAGCTAGTACAATCAGAG GTTCAGCTGCAAGCTCAGGCCATTACTGAACTTGAAAAAGAGAAAGCCCGGTTGGAAAAAGAG AATGAACTACAAGTCCAAACTATCGGTAATCTCCAAGAAGCTGTGGTAGAAGCTAAGAGACGCTTAGATCAAATGGGAAACAGAGCGGCCAGCGAAGTGAGTGGACTAAGGAACTCCGCTTCATCGACTATGTACAACCATGGGAATGTGCATGATGTTTGA